The following proteins are encoded in a genomic region of Dialister hominis:
- the rbsK gene encoding ribokinase produces MGHISVIGSCSMDLMIEADRRPQAGETVMGKRLIVSPGGKGANQAVAAARLGEKVYMIGCVGNDAYGSMMLDTLKENGVNTDYVSVLDNEATGTAHIILAEGDNSIIVLKGANDKVDKNVVDSAFDIIKTSSLVMLQHEIPMDTIGYIIDRCYEEGIPVMLNPAPYMDIPEEWIEKVTYLTPNEHEAALMFEGMDRDEILKAHAGKVIMTVGKEGVVYGDGDDVVHVSGFTVSAVDTTGAGDTFNGAFAAARCDGLPLKEAVRFANAAAALSVQKIGAQGGMPWRSEVEEMLS; encoded by the coding sequence ATGGGTCATATTTCTGTGATAGGCAGCTGTAGCATGGATCTCATGATCGAGGCCGACAGAAGACCACAAGCCGGCGAAACAGTTATGGGAAAGAGACTGATCGTTTCTCCTGGAGGAAAAGGGGCCAATCAGGCAGTAGCAGCAGCCCGACTTGGGGAAAAGGTATATATGATTGGCTGTGTTGGCAATGACGCTTATGGCAGCATGATGCTCGATACGCTCAAAGAAAACGGCGTGAATACGGATTATGTGTCTGTCCTGGATAATGAAGCGACCGGCACGGCGCACATCATTCTGGCAGAAGGCGATAACAGCATTATCGTATTGAAGGGTGCTAATGATAAAGTAGATAAAAATGTAGTTGATTCTGCTTTCGACATCATCAAGACATCTTCGCTTGTCATGCTCCAGCATGAGATTCCCATGGATACCATTGGATATATCATTGACAGGTGCTATGAAGAAGGGATTCCGGTCATGCTGAATCCTGCACCTTATATGGATATCCCTGAAGAATGGATTGAAAAAGTTACATACCTGACTCCGAACGAACATGAAGCAGCGCTGATGTTTGAAGGAATGGACCGTGATGAAATTCTGAAAGCCCATGCCGGAAAGGTCATCATGACCGTAGGAAAAGAAGGCGTTGTTTACGGAGACGGCGATGATGTGGTTCATGTTTCCGGATTTACTGTCTCTGCAGTAGATACGACCGGGGCAGGGGATACATTCAACGGCGCTTTCGCAGCTGCAAGATGTGACGGGCTTCCGCTCAAGGAGGCAGTACGTTTTGCCAATGCGGCAGCGGCGCTTTCAGTTCAGAAGATTGGCGCTCAGGGCGGCATGCCTTGGCGCAGTGAAGTGGAGGAGATGCTTTCATGA
- the fumC gene encoding class II fumarate hydratase has protein sequence MEYRIEHDSLGEVRVPADHMWGAQTQRSFENFKIGRKMPEEIIHAFAVLKKCAAKVNEENGDLDPEKGAAIREACDEIMAGKWPDEFPLVVYQTGSGTQSNMNMNEVVAHIANLKLAEAKSEKRVHPNDDVNMSQSSNDTFPTAMHIAAVGVLHKYLYGSIDELTATFTAKSEEYMHTVKIGRTHVQDAVPLTFGQEVSGWTQMLIQSKKMIQDGEKYLHELAIGGTAVGTGLNSPNGFGEQVSRAIAEETGIPFTSAPNKFYALTARDDIVFTHGALDALAGDCMKFADDLRLLAGGPRAGLGELTIPANEPGSSIMPGKVNPTQCEALTMVACRVHGNQAAVSMASSQGRFELNVYAPILADSFIESVKLLSEAIHSFDIHCAQGIQVNEDRMEELVEKSLMLVTALSPHIGYEKSAKIAKKAFADNSSLKEAALDLGYVTEEEYDRWVDAKEMTNVDR, from the coding sequence ATGGAATACCGTATTGAACATGATTCACTTGGCGAAGTCCGCGTACCGGCGGATCATATGTGGGGTGCTCAGACGCAGCGCTCCTTCGAAAATTTCAAAATCGGCAGAAAAATGCCGGAAGAAATTATTCATGCTTTTGCTGTATTGAAAAAATGTGCAGCAAAGGTCAATGAAGAAAACGGTGATCTCGATCCTGAAAAGGGTGCGGCAATCCGTGAAGCCTGCGATGAAATCATGGCAGGAAAATGGCCTGATGAATTCCCGCTCGTTGTGTACCAGACCGGTTCAGGCACACAGAGCAACATGAACATGAATGAAGTGGTTGCCCACATTGCCAATTTGAAACTGGCAGAAGCAAAGAGCGAAAAGAGAGTTCATCCGAATGATGATGTGAATATGTCACAGTCATCCAATGATACATTCCCCACAGCCATGCATATAGCAGCTGTAGGTGTCCTTCATAAATACCTCTATGGCTCTATTGATGAACTGACAGCTACCTTTACTGCAAAGAGTGAAGAATACATGCATACCGTCAAAATCGGACGCACCCACGTGCAGGATGCTGTTCCGCTGACATTCGGTCAGGAAGTATCCGGCTGGACACAGATGCTGATCCAGAGCAAGAAAATGATTCAGGATGGGGAAAAGTATCTCCATGAACTTGCCATCGGCGGCACGGCCGTAGGAACCGGTCTTAACAGCCCGAATGGGTTCGGAGAACAGGTTTCCAGGGCAATTGCTGAGGAAACAGGGATTCCGTTTACTTCAGCTCCCAATAAATTCTACGCCCTGACAGCCAGAGATGATATCGTCTTTACGCACGGCGCTTTGGATGCGCTGGCCGGCGACTGCATGAAATTTGCTGATGACCTCCGCCTTCTGGCAGGCGGCCCCAGAGCAGGGCTCGGAGAACTGACCATCCCTGCCAATGAACCAGGATCCTCCATCATGCCGGGCAAGGTGAATCCGACACAGTGCGAAGCGCTGACAATGGTTGCATGCCGCGTTCATGGCAATCAGGCAGCAGTTTCCATGGCATCCTCCCAGGGCCGTTTTGAACTTAACGTCTATGCCCCGATTCTTGCTGACAGCTTCATCGAATCCGTCAAACTCTTGAGCGAAGCTATCCATTCCTTTGATATTCACTGCGCACAGGGAATCCAGGTCAATGAAGACCGCATGGAAGAACTCGTAGAAAAATCTCTGATGCTCGTTACTGCATTGTCCCCGCATATCGGCTATGAAAAGTCTGCTAAAATCGCAAAGAAGGCATTTGCTGACAACAGCTCCCTCAAAGAAGCGGCTCTTGATCTTGGCTACGTAACCGAAGAAGAATATGACCGCTGGGTTGATGCCAAAGAAATGACAAACGTTGACCGCTGA
- the rbsD gene encoding D-ribose pyranase, which produces MNKYGILNSSIAKVLADLGHTDKICIGDCGLPVPNGVEKIDLALRFGEPLFIEVAKEVAKNMQIEKIYLAPETASKNPKQWEALKEVFPEDKVEWVMLKDHEQLKAMEKDCKTVIRTGEVTPFSNIILQSGVIF; this is translated from the coding sequence ATGAACAAGTATGGAATCTTAAACAGCAGCATTGCTAAAGTTCTGGCAGATCTGGGCCATACAGATAAAATCTGCATTGGCGACTGCGGACTTCCTGTGCCGAATGGCGTAGAGAAAATCGATCTTGCGCTTCGTTTCGGTGAACCGCTCTTTATCGAAGTGGCCAAAGAAGTGGCAAAGAACATGCAGATAGAGAAAATCTATCTGGCACCGGAAACTGCATCCAAGAATCCAAAGCAGTGGGAAGCACTGAAAGAAGTATTCCCGGAGGACAAAGTCGAATGGGTCATGCTGAAGGACCACGAACAGCTGAAAGCAATGGAAAAGGACTGCAAGACTGTCATCAGGACAGGAGAAGTTACTCCTTTCTCCAATATTATTCTCCAGTCCGGAGTCATCTTCTAA